A window of Candidatus Hydrogenedentota bacterium contains these coding sequences:
- the rsmA gene encoding ribosomal RNA small subunit methyltransferase A, protein MRPADPPADMNLREMCQRYGITFKKALGQNLLLDDNINRILIDAAALTKDDYVVEVGAGLGALTRRIHPAAGQVLSVEIDNSFMPCLQDQFGQIGHVHLFRGDFLNHPVEKLVDEFIPGGTSYKFLSNLPYYITTPILFHVLESPLFFSRLVVMMQEEVGQRLVAPVGAENYGVLSVAARCYASVDIVHRVPASCFVPKPKVDSCIVRFRCDKKEAMPRDEKLFLMKVVRAAFAQRRKTLRNSLTKSGAFGAPREAVLDAMDAAGIDPGRRPQTLGLEEFGLLAREIRQRL, encoded by the coding sequence ATGAGGCCCGCTGATCCCCCCGCCGATATGAACCTGCGGGAGATGTGCCAGCGCTACGGCATCACGTTCAAGAAGGCGCTCGGCCAGAACCTCCTGCTGGACGACAACATCAACCGGATCCTGATCGACGCGGCGGCCCTGACGAAGGACGACTATGTCGTCGAAGTGGGCGCGGGCCTGGGCGCGCTAACGCGCCGGATACACCCCGCCGCGGGGCAGGTGCTCTCCGTCGAAATCGACAACTCGTTTATGCCGTGCCTTCAGGACCAGTTCGGGCAAATCGGGCACGTGCACCTGTTCCGGGGCGACTTCCTGAACCACCCGGTCGAGAAGCTTGTGGATGAGTTCATACCGGGGGGGACCAGCTACAAGTTCCTCTCGAACCTCCCCTATTACATCACCACCCCGATCCTCTTTCATGTGCTTGAATCGCCGCTGTTTTTCTCGCGCCTCGTCGTGATGATGCAGGAGGAGGTCGGCCAGCGCCTGGTGGCGCCCGTCGGGGCCGAAAACTACGGCGTGCTTTCCGTCGCCGCCCGCTGTTACGCCAGCGTCGATATTGTCCACCGCGTGCCCGCCTCCTGCTTTGTGCCGAAGCCCAAGGTGGATAGTTGCATCGTGCGCTTCCGGTGTGACAAGAAAGAGGCGATGCCCCGGGACGAAAAACTGTTCCTGATGAAGGTCGTTCGGGCGGCCTTCGCGCAGCGGCGCAAGACGTTGCGCAATTCGCTGACGAAATCCGGCGCCTTCGGCGCGCCGCGCGAAGCCGTGCTGGACGCGATGGACGCCGCCGGCATCGACCCGGGCCGCCGCCCGCAGACGCTGGGCCTTGAGGAATTTGGACTGCTGGCGCGCGAGATCCGGCAGCGCCTCTAA
- a CDS encoding FHA domain-containing protein — MPQVIIEQPGVPPMTVPLSGNETRFGRSEDSDVVLVADEVSRNHAKICRVGNKSVLFDLKSLNGTYVNRQRIVERVLSHMDEIWFGSRCHLVFRDDTQYGKDNPDETPYTINPDLVKNLDKIREEMDEIGNSMTLIGQPTPRFMGEPREQVSATPEEIVKMSRAYRRLAALHKASQIMASGFDLRERLAQVLDMVMEVMNADRGFVMLREGDTNNLNVKVAREMGRELEASSPSMGIAGRAAIDGEAVLMLDSQNDSEFGMRESIIRSEIMSAMCVPLKIDDRILGSIYLDTRKPQVTFNEEDLELFASLASQSAMAIDHVRLHDKVVQAEMKRIEFGRFLSPAIVDKIMSEEKAVELGGQRARVSTLFCDIRGFTNTAERIAPADLVQLLNEYFTAMTEIIFQYQGTLDKYVGDEIMAVFGAPVPLENDALAAVSAAVAIQQLNAELNEVRKKEGRHVIQLGIGIDTGEVTAGYFGSPMRMEYTVVGDRVNTASRFCSLAGPGQVIVGEETWSRISDKVEGKPIGEVLLKGKALEVRAYEVTSVRD; from the coding sequence ATGCCACAGGTGATAATCGAACAGCCGGGGGTGCCGCCGATGACGGTGCCGCTGTCGGGCAACGAAACCCGTTTCGGGCGCTCCGAGGACAGCGACGTGGTCCTGGTGGCGGACGAGGTGTCCCGGAACCACGCAAAAATATGCCGCGTCGGCAACAAGTCGGTGCTGTTCGACCTCAAGAGCCTCAACGGGACCTATGTGAACCGCCAGCGGATCGTCGAGCGGGTGCTCTCGCACATGGACGAGATCTGGTTTGGCAGCCGCTGCCACCTCGTCTTCCGGGACGACACCCAGTACGGCAAGGATAATCCGGACGAGACCCCCTATACGATCAATCCCGACCTCGTGAAGAACCTGGACAAAATCCGCGAGGAAATGGACGAAATCGGCAACAGCATGACCCTGATCGGGCAGCCCACGCCCCGGTTTATGGGCGAGCCGCGCGAGCAGGTGTCCGCGACCCCCGAAGAAATTGTCAAGATGAGCCGGGCCTACCGGCGGCTGGCGGCGCTGCACAAGGCCAGCCAGATCATGGCGTCCGGCTTCGACCTGCGGGAGCGCCTGGCCCAGGTGCTGGACATGGTCATGGAGGTCATGAATGCGGACCGCGGCTTTGTCATGCTGCGGGAGGGGGACACGAACAACCTGAACGTCAAGGTGGCGCGGGAGATGGGCCGGGAGCTGGAGGCGAGTTCCCCCAGCATGGGCATCGCGGGGCGCGCGGCGATCGACGGAGAGGCGGTGTTGATGCTGGACAGCCAGAACGACAGCGAGTTCGGCATGCGCGAGAGCATTATCCGGTCCGAAATTATGAGCGCGATGTGCGTGCCGCTGAAAATCGACGACCGCATCCTCGGATCGATCTACCTGGACACGCGCAAGCCCCAGGTCACCTTCAACGAGGAGGATCTCGAGCTGTTCGCGTCGCTGGCGTCGCAGTCGGCGATGGCGATTGACCACGTGCGCCTGCACGACAAGGTGGTGCAGGCGGAGATGAAGCGCATCGAGTTCGGGCGCTTCCTGAGCCCGGCGATCGTCGATAAGATCATGTCCGAGGAAAAAGCGGTGGAGCTGGGGGGGCAGCGCGCGCGGGTCAGTACGCTCTTCTGCGATATCCGCGGCTTCACCAACACTGCCGAGCGGATCGCGCCGGCGGACCTGGTGCAACTGCTGAACGAATACTTCACCGCGATGACGGAAATCATCTTCCAGTACCAGGGTACGCTTGACAAGTACGTGGGCGACGAGATTATGGCCGTGTTCGGCGCGCCGGTGCCGCTCGAAAACGACGCGCTGGCGGCGGTTTCGGCGGCGGTGGCGATCCAGCAGCTCAACGCCGAATTGAACGAGGTCCGGAAGAAAGAGGGCCGCCACGTCATCCAGCTTGGTATCGGAATCGACACCGGCGAAGTGACGGCAGGTTATTTCGGGTCGCCCATGCGGATGGAGTATACGGTCGTGGGAGACCGGGTAAACACGGCGAGCCGCTTTTGCAGCCTGGCCGGCCCGGGCCAGGTCATTGTTGGCGAGGAAACGTGGTCGCGGATTTCCGATAAGGTGGAGGGCAAGCCGATCGGCGAGGTGTTGCTGAAGGGGAAAGCGCTCGAAGTGCGCGCGTATGAGGTGACATCGGTCCGCGATTAG
- a CDS encoding PAS domain-containing protein, with product MDGQTGHPEIHEQILSSLASGVLAVDAHGVILTANAAAARHLDVDPPLLAPGKRLNALAELSPPILRIMDELRSGQHVISRREVTVPGAGEHRVLGITASPLQGPEAFNGAIFLFIDLTELRRFQRTADLNKQLAQIGELTAGVVHELRNPLSVIAGMAELLLRKSEEGDPVHTKATTIYSETRQMERLVSQFLSFARPFALEQSVCAPAAVLERSIALVRPLAAEREVTVDTEHEDGLPEIHVDAEKMAQALSNILRNAIEACDSGSRVLARIHTRGGRVCFRVEDEGPGIFIAEGEDLFSAFFTKKEGGTGLGLSIVHRIVTAHEGQVTYGNNTGAGAWFEISLPADLPGA from the coding sequence ATGGACGGACAGACGGGACACCCCGAAATCCACGAACAGATCCTCTCCAGCCTCGCCAGCGGTGTGCTGGCGGTGGACGCGCACGGCGTCATCCTGACCGCTAACGCGGCCGCCGCGCGCCACCTGGACGTGGATCCGCCCCTCCTGGCCCCGGGAAAGCGCCTCAACGCGCTGGCGGAGCTGTCGCCCCCCATTCTCCGGATTATGGATGAACTGCGATCCGGGCAGCACGTGATTTCGCGCCGGGAAGTGACCGTTCCGGGCGCCGGGGAGCACCGGGTGCTCGGTATTACCGCCTCCCCGCTCCAGGGGCCGGAAGCCTTCAACGGCGCCATCTTCCTCTTCATCGACCTGACCGAACTGCGCCGGTTCCAGCGCACGGCGGACCTCAACAAGCAGCTTGCCCAGATCGGCGAGTTGACCGCCGGCGTGGTTCACGAACTGCGCAACCCGCTCAGCGTCATCGCGGGCATGGCGGAGCTGCTCCTGCGCAAAAGCGAGGAGGGCGACCCGGTCCACACCAAGGCGACGACCATCTATTCGGAAACGCGGCAGATGGAACGGCTCGTGAGCCAGTTCCTGAGCTTCGCACGGCCTTTCGCCCTGGAGCAGTCGGTCTGCGCGCCCGCCGCCGTGCTGGAGCGATCCATCGCGCTCGTCCGCCCCCTGGCGGCCGAACGCGAGGTCACCGTGGATACGGAACACGAGGACGGCCTCCCCGAGATCCACGTGGACGCCGAAAAGATGGCCCAGGCCCTGAGCAATATCCTGCGGAACGCGATCGAAGCCTGCGATTCGGGGTCCCGCGTTCTGGCGCGGATTCACACCCGCGGCGGGCGCGTGTGCTTTCGCGTGGAGGATGAAGGCCCCGGTATTTTTATCGCCGAGGGCGAGGATCTTTTCAGCGCCTTCTTCACCAAGAAGGAGGGCGGCACGGGCCTCGGCCTTTCCATTGTCCACCGCATCGTAACCGCCCACGAGGGCCAGGTGACCTACGGAAACAATACCGGCGCGGGCGCGTGGTTCGAAATCAGCCTTCCCGCCGATTTGCCGGGCGCCTGA
- a CDS encoding DUF1501 domain-containing protein: MAQSNMALKIRPESAHTLVVVFLRGGADGLSMVPPAEDDAYYRARPLIGVAARDTAPLDGHFGLHPALAPLRRAYDAGDLLIVHGAGSEEDSRSHFAAQDYLEHGGTGAGGWIGRYLRENTRASGNPLASVAFGTRYPESLRAAPAAVVVSSLADIALGPDAGTFVDDLGAAYAATRLPWGGAGESVVRAIRRIETIQARLAGGTDTDYPQDPFAQQLRQAAQLIKAGAGVEAVTLDLDGWDSHVASSPLITPLMARLAAGLIAFYDDLGTDRERATVVVISEFGRRVRENASLGTDHGRGGLMMVLGGGVRGGRVLKGWNSLEADALEGPGDLPVTYNFRDVIAPIFQRHAPDLALNRVFPGYTLAPLDIM, encoded by the coding sequence ATGGCTCAATCGAACATGGCGTTGAAAATTCGGCCCGAGTCCGCCCATACCCTCGTCGTGGTATTCCTCCGAGGTGGGGCCGACGGGCTGAGCATGGTTCCCCCGGCGGAAGACGATGCGTACTACCGCGCGCGACCCCTGATCGGGGTTGCCGCGCGCGACACCGCGCCGCTGGACGGCCACTTCGGGCTGCATCCGGCGCTGGCCCCGCTCCGGCGCGCCTACGACGCCGGCGACCTGCTAATCGTGCACGGCGCGGGTTCGGAGGAGGACAGCCGCTCCCATTTCGCCGCCCAGGACTACCTGGAACACGGCGGAACCGGCGCGGGCGGCTGGATCGGACGGTATCTCCGCGAAAACACGCGCGCGTCGGGAAACCCACTGGCCTCGGTGGCCTTCGGCACGCGCTATCCGGAATCGTTGCGCGCCGCGCCCGCCGCGGTTGTCGTCAGTTCGCTCGCGGATATTGCGCTCGGGCCCGATGCCGGGACGTTTGTAGACGATCTGGGGGCGGCCTACGCCGCAACACGCCTGCCCTGGGGCGGTGCCGGCGAATCCGTGGTGCGCGCGATTCGCCGCATCGAAACCATCCAGGCGCGGCTTGCGGGCGGCACGGACACGGACTACCCCCAGGATCCGTTCGCGCAGCAACTGCGTCAGGCCGCCCAACTCATCAAGGCCGGGGCCGGGGTCGAAGCGGTGACGCTGGATCTCGACGGGTGGGACAGCCACGTGGCGTCTTCGCCCCTGATTACGCCGCTGATGGCCCGGCTCGCGGCGGGATTAATCGCCTTCTATGACGACCTCGGAACCGATCGGGAGCGCGCAACCGTGGTGGTGATCAGCGAATTCGGGCGGCGCGTGCGCGAAAACGCCTCGCTGGGAACCGACCACGGGCGCGGCGGCCTGATGATGGTGCTGGGCGGCGGGGTGCGGGGCGGACGCGTACTGAAGGGCTGGAACAGCCTGGAGGCCGACGCCCTGGAAGGCCCGGGCGACCTGCCCGTAACCTACAATTTCCGGGACGTGATCGCGCCGATTTTCCAGCGGCACGCGCCGGATCTCGCGTTGAACCGGGTTTTTCCGGGGTATACACTGGCCCCGCTGGACATCATGTGA
- a CDS encoding RNA polymerase sigma factor yields the protein MSSWVLEQRWPGRSRFAVRCWFPAVLAVRLDPPPDDDPAAIAAWETACVREVRRGRPEAFNPLVAYYAPRIRAYLHRMVRHRQEAEDLTQETFLKAYRSLGRFDAGRSFRRWLYTIATNTGLNALRSRQRRGVAVDLELDALPERGPVAPSAEKERLEAALAGLAPRARQLVTLHYHEGFTLAEAGAVLGIGEGAAKVALCRARRQLREMMLQEADDGL from the coding sequence GTGAGTAGCTGGGTCCTTGAACAGCGGTGGCCAGGCCGTTCGCGGTTCGCGGTGCGCTGCTGGTTTCCGGCGGTCCTGGCCGTGCGCCTCGATCCCCCGCCCGATGATGACCCGGCCGCGATCGCGGCGTGGGAGACCGCCTGCGTGCGCGAAGTGCGGCGCGGTCGCCCCGAGGCCTTCAATCCCCTGGTGGCCTATTACGCGCCACGGATCCGGGCCTACCTTCACCGCATGGTGCGCCACCGGCAGGAGGCGGAAGATCTGACGCAGGAGACGTTCCTGAAGGCCTACCGGTCGCTGGGGCGCTTCGACGCCGGCCGTTCGTTTCGCCGCTGGCTCTACACGATTGCCACCAACACCGGGCTGAACGCCCTGCGAAGCCGCCAGCGACGGGGGGTGGCGGTCGATCTGGAGCTGGATGCGCTGCCGGAACGCGGGCCGGTGGCGCCGTCCGCCGAGAAGGAACGGCTGGAAGCGGCGCTGGCGGGGCTTGCGCCGCGCGCGCGGCAGCTTGTGACGCTCCACTACCACGAAGGCTTCACACTGGCGGAGGCGGGCGCCGTGCTGGGCATTGGCGAAGGCGCCGCCAAGGTCGCGCTGTGCCGGGCGCGGCGCCAGTTGCGCGAAATGATGCTTCAGGAGGCGGACGATGGATTGTAA
- a CDS encoding M81 family metallopeptidase, with translation MKPRVGIIGFMHESNTFASTVTERRHFEEAFLHAGPAIVPVWKDAHHELGGFLEGCANFGLDAVPLVAAWATPGGPVTRAAYESIVTEILAALDAAGPLDGLLVALHGAMVCPDFDDADGETLERIRARAGSDIPIVLSLDMHGNVSPRIASIPDTLVAYRAYPHTDQRQRGVDCARILAGILRGKIAPRMAHVKLPLLIHIVQQFTGDGPMAELYAELEALEAEPGIVTVSLLPGYIYADVPFMGVSVLVTANGDAALAEEKARQFADRVYERRAALNAGLPDVDEAVQQTLATEGAVCLMDSGDNIGGGGPGDSTILFAALRAAGVPRICAVFYDPDAARACTAAGEGAGVALEVGAKTDALHGAPVSVRGTVTRVHSGRFIEESPRHGGTREYDQGQTAVLATDDGHTVVLNSLRVMPTSLEQLLSLGIDPGIHRAIIVKGVTAPRAAYDPIAARTICVDTPGVTRAGPEAFVYTKRPHPLYPLDP, from the coding sequence ATGAAGCCGCGTGTTGGCATCATCGGGTTCATGCACGAATCCAACACCTTCGCGAGCACGGTAACGGAGCGGCGGCACTTCGAGGAGGCCTTTCTGCATGCCGGCCCCGCCATCGTCCCCGTCTGGAAGGACGCACACCACGAACTCGGCGGCTTTCTCGAAGGGTGCGCCAACTTCGGTCTGGACGCCGTGCCCCTCGTGGCCGCGTGGGCAACGCCCGGCGGCCCGGTGACGCGCGCGGCCTACGAAAGCATCGTCACGGAGATCCTCGCGGCGCTGGATGCGGCGGGCCCGCTCGATGGGCTGCTGGTGGCGCTGCACGGGGCCATGGTGTGCCCCGATTTCGACGACGCCGACGGCGAGACCCTCGAACGCATCCGCGCCCGGGCCGGATCGGACATCCCTATCGTGCTGTCGCTCGACATGCACGGCAATGTCTCGCCGCGGATCGCGTCCATCCCCGATACCCTGGTGGCCTACCGGGCCTACCCGCACACCGACCAGCGCCAGCGCGGCGTGGATTGCGCGCGGATCCTGGCGGGTATCCTTCGCGGGAAGATAGCGCCGCGGATGGCGCACGTGAAGCTGCCCTTGCTGATTCACATTGTGCAGCAGTTTACCGGCGACGGCCCCATGGCCGAACTCTACGCCGAACTTGAGGCGCTGGAGGCCGAGCCGGGCATCGTCACCGTGTCTCTCCTGCCGGGCTATATTTACGCCGATGTGCCGTTCATGGGCGTGTCCGTGCTGGTGACGGCAAACGGCGACGCCGCGCTCGCTGAGGAAAAAGCGCGACAGTTCGCCGACCGCGTGTACGAACGGCGTGCGGCGCTGAACGCGGGGCTGCCGGACGTGGACGAGGCGGTCCAACAGACGCTGGCCACCGAGGGCGCCGTCTGCCTCATGGACAGCGGCGACAACATCGGCGGCGGCGGACCGGGGGATTCGACGATACTCTTCGCGGCCTTGCGCGCGGCGGGCGTGCCGCGGATCTGCGCCGTATTCTACGATCCCGATGCCGCGCGCGCGTGCACCGCGGCGGGGGAGGGTGCCGGCGTAGCGCTGGAAGTCGGCGCAAAGACGGACGCGCTCCACGGCGCGCCCGTTTCGGTGCGCGGGACCGTGACGCGGGTGCATTCCGGACGCTTCATTGAAGAAAGCCCGCGCCACGGCGGCACGCGGGAGTACGACCAGGGACAGACGGCGGTGCTCGCGACCGACGATGGACATACCGTGGTGCTGAACAGCCTCCGCGTCATGCCGACGAGCCTGGAACAGCTGTTGAGCCTGGGGATTGACCCCGGGATCCATCGCGCGATTATCGTCAAGGGAGTTACCGCGCCCCGCGCGGCCTACGACCCGATCGCGGCGCGAACGATCTGCGTGGACACCCCCGGTGTGACGCGCGCCGGCCCGGAAGCGTTTGTGTACACAAAGCGACCGCACCCGCTGTATCCGCTCGATCCGTAA
- a CDS encoding DUF1800 domain-containing protein has protein sequence MMLSRRGFLGKAGGCGLALGLGLPAASRPTHFAPDLAPALARHVLNRCSFGPRPGDVARVAAMGVDAWLGSQLNPARIDDRACDKRTRRLETLSCPTGELFEYKPEVLWSELASGKLLRACYSERQLFEVMVDFWSDHFNIDHSKGDCAWLKTADDREVIRAHALGHFPDLLRASALGPAMLWYLDGRMNHRRTPNEQPNENYARELLELHTLGIDGGYTQADVMEAARCLTGWTVRSDTWFGKGRVEFDPARHDGGPKTVLGESIPAGLDAGDVDRLLAIACAHPSTGRFLARKLCARFIGPEAPEEAVSAVAARYADTGGDIKAMLRVIFATPAFRKPGSPQFKRPFHYVASVMRATLADVQHTEPLLEYLGRMGHAPFQYPTPDGYPESGEAWHGTLFWRWRLLESLDRGAVEGVSVDWDGIARNAGGRAAITRDWIGIAAENAGEVGRLALLLAGPDFQGY, from the coding sequence ATGATGCTGTCCCGCCGCGGATTTCTGGGAAAGGCCGGCGGCTGCGGCCTCGCGCTGGGGCTGGGGTTGCCCGCCGCGTCCCGCCCCACGCACTTCGCGCCGGACCTGGCTCCGGCGCTCGCGCGCCACGTCCTGAACCGGTGCAGCTTCGGACCGCGCCCGGGTGACGTGGCGCGGGTGGCGGCGATGGGGGTGGACGCGTGGCTGGGGTCGCAGCTTAACCCTGCCCGGATCGACGATCGCGCGTGCGACAAGCGGACGCGGCGGCTCGAGACGCTATCCTGTCCGACCGGCGAGCTGTTCGAATACAAGCCGGAGGTGCTCTGGAGCGAATTGGCGTCGGGCAAACTGCTCCGCGCGTGCTACAGCGAGCGGCAGCTCTTCGAGGTGATGGTCGATTTCTGGAGCGACCACTTCAACATCGACCACTCCAAAGGGGACTGCGCGTGGTTGAAGACTGCGGACGACCGCGAAGTTATCCGCGCGCACGCGCTCGGCCATTTTCCCGATCTGCTGCGGGCTTCCGCGCTGGGTCCGGCGATGCTCTGGTATCTCGACGGGCGCATGAACCACCGCCGCACGCCAAACGAGCAGCCGAACGAGAACTACGCACGGGAATTGCTCGAATTACACACCCTCGGAATCGACGGCGGCTACACCCAGGCGGATGTGATGGAGGCGGCGCGGTGCCTGACGGGGTGGACCGTTCGGAGCGACACATGGTTTGGCAAGGGGCGGGTGGAATTCGATCCGGCCCGCCACGACGGCGGCCCGAAAACGGTGCTCGGGGAATCCATACCCGCCGGGCTGGACGCGGGCGATGTGGATCGCCTCCTGGCCATCGCGTGCGCACACCCTTCGACCGGGCGTTTTCTGGCCCGGAAACTCTGCGCGCGCTTTATCGGTCCGGAGGCCCCCGAAGAGGCGGTGTCGGCCGTGGCCGCGCGCTACGCGGACACCGGCGGCGACATAAAGGCGATGCTGCGCGTGATATTCGCGACACCGGCCTTTCGCAAGCCCGGGAGCCCGCAGTTCAAGCGCCCCTTCCACTACGTGGCCTCGGTCATGCGCGCGACCTTGGCGGACGTCCAGCACACGGAGCCGTTGCTGGAGTACCTCGGGCGTATGGGCCACGCGCCATTCCAATACCCGACGCCCGATGGGTACCCCGAGAGCGGCGAAGCGTGGCACGGCACGCTTTTCTGGCGCTGGCGCCTTCTTGAATCGCTGGATCGCGGGGCCGTGGAAGGGGTTTCCGTCGACTGGGACGGCATCGCGCGAAACGCCGGCGGGCGCGCGGCGATCACGCGGGACTGGATCGGGATCGCGGCGGAAAACGCGGGCGAGGTGGGACGCTTGGCGCTGCTGCTGGCCGGACCCGATTTTCAAGGATATTAA
- a CDS encoding sigma 54-interacting transcriptional regulator, with protein MIWHLTAKSGPRRGESWAIGERPVTLGRGLNCDIHIQDPTVSRQHCQVYLEGNEVVFRDLGSRNVSLVNGTVVTEGRLALGDELSVGSSAFILTRTVSSENTAQNGDEPPPSTVSLRKTMLPPDAMDQTPAYRSFPSTAHDVFRMFQFGRRLSRASCEEAFASACVREMEGLFPEGVTVALWCGNESDYQWYPATFEASDELVAQVNAAMATGRPSLERHRRKGRLFQDQLLACAAPLMVSGHCRGAVLATSAARRYVLKDSDLERLDGIAQAAAPFQVWRYAPARDLDHEKALDHLELIGEGSSGNLRREILTVSNSGHYALITGENNAAVALAARLIHDRSQAPRKAYVWADCNSLAGPDFFEELAGCDATHPGLLEQAEGGTLVLANIEALTDQNQADLLDVAMRGAYRRAGEQNKRAFSGRIVATSSHDPDALRRDGRLRGDLLALLGRQHVRISPLAYNQYAMAAGESVDSPDGDTPSQDGFPSAGNDGRIGGSTLETREKIARALYRRGVKPPSTDSPAPRPREYHDSSFDALAQAEETLIRAVLSQCNGDLERAAKVFGIPLSELRPLVEQLNEAPGPNS; from the coding sequence ATGATCTGGCACCTCACCGCCAAGTCCGGCCCGCGCCGGGGCGAAAGCTGGGCGATTGGCGAACGCCCCGTCACGCTCGGTCGGGGTCTGAACTGCGATATCCACATTCAAGATCCCACGGTCTCCCGGCAACATTGCCAGGTGTATCTGGAGGGGAACGAGGTCGTGTTTCGCGATCTCGGAAGCCGCAATGTTTCGCTGGTGAACGGCACGGTCGTCACCGAGGGGCGGCTGGCCCTGGGCGACGAGCTTTCCGTCGGATCCTCGGCCTTTATCCTCACGCGCACCGTTTCTTCGGAAAACACCGCACAGAACGGCGACGAGCCGCCGCCCTCCACGGTATCCCTGCGCAAGACCATGCTACCGCCCGACGCCATGGACCAGACGCCGGCGTACCGCTCTTTTCCGAGCACCGCGCACGATGTCTTCCGCATGTTTCAGTTCGGGCGTCGCCTGAGCCGCGCCTCGTGCGAGGAGGCCTTTGCGTCCGCCTGCGTTCGGGAAATGGAGGGGCTCTTCCCCGAGGGCGTCACCGTGGCGCTCTGGTGCGGGAACGAAAGCGACTACCAGTGGTACCCCGCCACGTTCGAGGCCAGCGACGAACTCGTGGCGCAGGTGAACGCCGCCATGGCCACCGGTCGTCCCTCGCTCGAACGGCACCGCAGGAAAGGCCGCCTGTTTCAGGATCAGCTTTTAGCGTGCGCCGCCCCGCTGATGGTCTCGGGCCATTGCCGGGGGGCCGTCCTGGCCACCTCGGCCGCGCGCCGCTATGTACTCAAGGACAGCGATCTGGAGCGCCTGGACGGCATCGCGCAGGCGGCGGCGCCCTTCCAGGTCTGGCGGTATGCCCCGGCCCGCGACCTCGATCACGAAAAAGCCCTCGATCACCTCGAATTGATCGGGGAGGGCTCCTCGGGCAATCTGCGGCGCGAGATTCTTACGGTTTCCAACTCGGGCCATTACGCGCTGATCACGGGCGAAAACAACGCGGCGGTGGCGCTGGCCGCGCGGCTGATCCACGATCGTTCGCAGGCGCCCCGGAAAGCGTATGTATGGGCCGACTGCAACAGCCTGGCGGGGCCGGACTTCTTCGAGGAGCTTGCCGGATGCGACGCGACGCACCCGGGCCTGCTGGAACAGGCGGAAGGCGGCACGCTCGTCCTGGCGAATATCGAGGCGCTTACGGATCAAAACCAGGCCGATTTGCTGGATGTCGCGATGCGCGGCGCCTACCGGCGCGCGGGAGAGCAGAATAAGCGCGCCTTCAGCGGGCGAATTGTCGCCACCAGCAGCCACGACCCGGACGCCCTTCGGCGGGATGGGCGTCTCCGGGGGGATCTTCTCGCGCTCCTGGGCCGCCAGCATGTGCGGATTTCGCCGCTCGCCTACAATCAATACGCCATGGCTGCGGGAGAATCGGTGGACTCGCCCGATGGCGACACGCCGTCGCAGGACGGTTTCCCCTCCGCGGGCAATGATGGGCGTATAGGCGGCTCCACCCTGGAAACCCGAGAGAAGATCGCCCGGGCCCTGTACCGCAGGGGCGTGAAACCGCCCAGCACGGACAGCCCCGCTCCGCGGCCGCGCGAGTATCACGATTCTTCGTTCGACGCGCTGGCCCAGGCGGAGGAAACTCTCATTCGCGCGGTGCTGTCGCAATGCAACGGCGATCTGGAGCGCGCCGCCAAGGTCTTCGGCATCCCGCTTTCCGAGTTGCGACCCCTCGTCGAACAGTTGAATGAGGCCCCCGGTCCCAACAGCTAG